Within Oribacterium sp. oral taxon 102, the genomic segment GCTTCCGCCATACTGATCGTCTGCCCATGGTAGCGCTCCGTGAGGTCCCGTGTCAGCGTCGCCAGCTCGTCGGCACTCCCCTCGGGTGCAGTCACTGCCGCACTCTCGATCAGAGAAAGAATGGCGGTCTGCGGCAGACGGAGCTTCAGGCTCCGGAGCAGTGCCTCATAGTACAGCGGGAACACGAAGGGATCCTCATAATAGCCCATGCAGAGGAGCACCGCATCCGCAGTCTCTCCGCTTCCGAGCTGCTGCTGCAAAAGTACATAATGCATCAGGGTATCATATACGCCGAAAAGCGAGAAATTCTGAAGCTCTACCTGAGAGCCGTAACGCTCCCGCAGGCCATCGGCAAGCTGTCCCGTCCAGCTCTCCAGCCCGGAAAGCCTGTCATAGGCAGTTTCATCCCCGAAAACCCAGATCTTCACCGGCTGCCCGCTCCGAAGCTTCTGATAGAAGCCCTTCGCCTCTGTCCTCTGCGTCTCCCCCGCCGTCTCCTCTGCCGCGCTGCCGCTCTCCGTATGCCGTGCTGCATTGAACGCATCACGTGTCCGAACCGTCTGAAAGGCATAAAGCAAAGCGAGGAGCAGAAATAGAATTCCTGCCCCCGCCGCAATGCCGTACCGAAATATAATTTTCCTTCTCTGCTCCATACTCCCCCATGCGATAGCCGAATACCTGTTGAACAAAACGGAGCTAATTCGCGAATCTCCCGTAGCCATACGGCTTCGCATAGAACGCGTCATGCTCCCGCACATAATCGCCGCTGTGCGTACTGTGTACCAGCGTCCCGTCTCCGGAATAGATCCCCACATGGTAGATCGTGGACGGGGAAGAGCCATAGAAAATCAAGTCGCCTGCCCGCAGATCCTCCACAGAGATCTTCTCCGCCGCTGCATACTGTGAGCGGGAATCTCTCGGGATCGAGATTCCGAAATGCCGGAAAACCTGCTGTGTGAAGCCGGAGCAGTCCGCGCCGGTCTCCAGCGATTCCCCCGCGGTCGCGTAGCGCAGCCTGCCGATGAAGCTTCTGGCATAGTTCACGAGCTCTGTCGCCGCCGTGCGCGGCATACTGTCAGAGCTGCTGCCCACTACACCTCCGAACGCCTCTGCCGAACGCCGTACGCTGCTTCCCGCTCCCGGTGCTGTGCCGAGTGTTACCCCCGGAGCCGTCGTGATAGAAATCACCGCCGTTCCGCCGGAGCCCGGTCCTCCATAGCTCTCCGCTTCAGATATGCCGTCTGCCTTCTCCGCAGCACTCCGGAAGCTCCTCAGACTGCTCAGGTCAACCGAGATCTCCACCGCTTCCTTTCCTGCGTCCCCCTTGGAGAAACCTGTCTCCGGATCCTCTGCCTCCCACTCTGTGCCGAGCTCCAGATCCGAGCCGAGATCAATCACGCCTGTGCTGTTCTCATTCACCCCGTTTGTCTGCACATTTCCCTCTGACACGCTCCGGGTCTGCACCGCACCGCTACTGTCTACCCATGCCCCGCTGCCGTCCACCCTGCTGCCGCTGACCGAAGAAGAGGTCACAAGCCAGCCATCCGCGTCGAAATAGTAGCACTCCGCAATACCGTCGGAATCGCCGTCAATCCAGACCCACTCCCGTTTCGGATAGCTCCCGTCCAGATTATTGTACCACCATTTTTTGCTGTCTCTGCCCTTTCCCTGCTGCCACTGTCCGGCATATCCCGCCGCTGCCGAGGCAAGGCTCAATGCCGCTGCCATAAGGCACAGCAGGTATCTTCTGTAGATTCTCATATGCTGTCCTCTTCATTCTGTGCTGACTACAGTTTACTCTCTCTATGTATCTTCCCGCAAGACGAAATCCAATATCGTAAAGTTTTCGTAGAAATCTTAAGATTCTGTCAAAGCAGCTCGAAGCGGCGGAGCAGCAGCCGCTGCAGAATAAGCAGCAGGGAAAGCGCGAGAATACGGAAGCCGCTTCGCTGTATACTCCTGTCCTTCGCCTCGAAGCCGCGCACGAGCCGCATAAGCGCATAAATCAGCAGCACAACTCCCGCGACATAGAAAAGTAAATCAAAAAAATCCAAAGGGTTAACCGTCCGGAGCCTCTGCAGCAGCTCCCTGCGGATGTCCAGATTCTCCATCGCATTCTCCTCTATAGAAAACATTCCCGCTTGGCTGTTTTCTGTTAAACACGGCGCCTGCTCTCCCCGCGCTTTGCCTTTCACCGCTTTCTGTATAAGCGCTTCTTCGAAGCTCCCGCATCGCGAACAGGAATTCACACCCCCGCGCTACTCACGTACCGCTTCGTGCTCATTCCTGTTGCCCTGTCAGATGCCGGAACATCCGCTCGTGTAAACACAGCGTCTGTTCCGGCGCCTGCTCTCCCCGCGCTTTGCCTTTCACCGCTTTCTGTATAAGCTTACGCGCTGCTCCGCTTCTTCGAAGCTCCCGCATCGCGAACAGGAATTCACACTCCCGCGCTACTCACGTACCGCTTCGTGCTCATTCCTGTTGCCCTGTCAGATGCCGGAACATCCGCTCGTGTAAACACGGCGTCTGTTCCGGCGCCTGACAGGAGCTTATACAGAAAAGAACCGTCGGACATATCGACGGTTCCAGCCACAAACCAGACTCGAACTGGTGACCTTCTGATTACGAATCAGATGCACTACCGACTGTGCTATTGTGGCAACTTGGAAACTATACCATAGTTTCCGGGCAAATGCAAGAGTAAGGCATAAATTATTTCGCCAGCATCATGCGGTCGTTGGAAAAGGCGCCGCCGGATGCCTCCTCAAATTTCCGGAGCAGATCCTCTACCCGGAGCCTCTTTTTCTCTTCTCCCGCCACATCATAAATGATCCTGCCATTGTCCATCATAATCAGGCGGTTGCCGATCGTGATCGCATCGTGCATATTGTGAGTGACCATCATTGCCGTCAGCTGCTCCTCCTCCACGATCTCCCGGGTCAGGCTGAGCACCTTGGAGGCAGTCTTCGGATCCAGCGCCGCCGTATGCTCGTCAAGAAGCAGGAGCTGCGGACGCCGAAGCGTCGCCATCAGAAGCGTCAGCGCCTGCCGCTGTCCGCCCGACAGGAGCCCTACCTTCGAGCTCATCCGTGCCTGCAGCCCGAGCCCGAGCCGCTCCAGCGCATCCTTATAGAATTCCCGCTCCCGCCTTGTGACCGCCCAGCGAAGCCTGCGCCGCTCCCCTCTCCGGAAGGCAAGTGCCATATTCTCCTCGATCTGCATATCCGCCGCCGTGCCCTTCATCGGATCCTGAAAGACGCGCCCGATGTACTTCGCACGCAGATGCTCCGGCATTTTGGTGATGTTTTTCTCATTGATCTCGATGATGCCGGAATCCACCGGATATGCGCCGGCGATCATATTGAGAAGTGTAGATTTGCCCGCGCCGTTTCCGCCGATAATGGTCACGAAATCTCCATCCTGCAGCGTAAGGTCTATACCCTGCAGCGCCCTTTTTTCATTGACAGTGCCGATATTGAAGGTCTTCCGGACATTTTTGATTTTAAGCATGCGGCTCATCCTCCTTCTTCTCTGCCTCTGCCCTGTCGGAAACGCTTTCCCGGTACGCCCTCTTCGCTTTCCACTTCTCTGCCGCGACCGGAATGCAGAGCGCCGCCGCGACAATCAGCGCCGAGAGCAGCTTCATATCGTTCGGCTTCATGCCGAGGCGGAGCACGATCGCGCGAATCGCGAAATAGATCACGCAGCCTGCAGCCGAGGCAAGGAGCTTCAGTCCGAAATTCCGCACCCGTCCGAAAAGCACTTCTCCGATCACGATCGCCGCGAGCCCGATCACGATCGCACCCGTTCCCATTCCGACGTCGGCATACTTCGTAGACTGGCAGATCAGCGCGCCGGACAGTCCGACCAATACATTGGCGAGGATGAGTCCGAGCAGCTTCGAGGCGTTCGTGTTCACACCGAGCGCCCGGATCATCGCCTCGTTGTTTCCGGTTGCACGGAGCGCCGAGCCAAGCTCCGTCCCGAAGAACCAGTACATCAGTCCCACAATCAGAATAACCATAATAACACCGACGATCAGCGATGCCTGCGACTGGGTCAGCGCAAACCTGTCCGCCCAGAAGGTAATAATTGACGCGATCTTATTGACAGACTGATTCGATTTGTCCTCCATGATCCGGAGGTTAATGGACCAAAGCGAGATCTGCGTCAGGATCCCCGCGAGAATCGCCGGAATCCCGAAAAAGGTATGCAGGATGCCGGTCACCGCACCCGCGATGCCCCCGGCAGCTGCACCGGCAAGCGCAGCAAGGATCGGATCTGTGCCTGCGAGCAGCAGCATCGCACAGACGCAGCCGCCGAGTGCGAAGGAACCGTCAGTCGTCATATCCGGAATGTCCAGAATCTTGAAGCTGATGTATACGCCGAGCACCATCAGTGCCCAGATCAGCCCCTGTGAAGCCGCCCCCAGAAGGGATGCCAGTAAACCGTTCATTTTTCTCCTCATATGTCATTGACATGCAGCTTTTCCCGTTTCCCCATCGATCAGAAAAGCCCCTGTCATAGGAAGAGGGCGGCAAGCGAAGCTTCTCCCTGCCGTCCCTCTCGAAATCCTTCCCGCTCACAACCCCGATACAGCCGAAAGGGCCTGCCCGAACTGCTCTACTTGAGTCCGGAAACGTCGATGCCGAGGAGCTTCGCAGTCTCCTCATTAACTGTCAGCTTCATATCGGAAGCCTCTCCATAGGCGATCGGAAGCGACGCCGGCTTTTTGCCGTTCTTCAGAATCTCTGCCGCCTGTTTTCCTGCGAGCATGCCATGCCGGAAGTAGTCGATGCCGTAGGTAGCGAGACCTCCCTCCGACACCATATTCTCCTCTCCGCAGATCGTTGGAATACTGTTGTCGTTCGCGACCTGCGCCACTGTCGCCATCCCCGCCGCGATTGTATTGTCTGTCGGAATGTAGATCGCGTCCACCTTGCCGATCATGGACTCCACGACCGTCTGGATCTCGTTAGAGCCGGACACCGTATAGTCCGCATGTGAAATACCTGCGTCGTCCAGTGCCTTCCTCGCCATCTCTGCCTGAATCTCCGAATTCGCCTCCGCGGTGCAGAACAGGATGCCGACATTCTTCGCATCCGGAAGGATACGGCGAAGCAGGTCGATCTGCTCCTTGACCGGCGTAAGATCGGAAGCGCCGGTCACATTCCCGCCCGGAGCTGCATTGCTCTCTACGAGTCCGGAGCCCTCCGGATCGGTCACCGCAGAAAGCACGATCGGGATATCCTCCGTTGCCGCTGCCGCCGCCTGTGCCGCCGGCGTTGCGATCGCATAGATCAGATCCACCCTGTCGTTGACAAACTTCTCCGCAATGGTCTGACAGGTCGACTGTTCTCCCGAAGCATTCTGCTGATCCAGCTCATACAGGATCCCTGCCTCGTCCAGTGCCGCCGCAAAGCCCTCGTTCGCCCTGTCCAACGCCGCATGCTGCACGAACTGGAGCACACCGATCCGGTAGACTCTCTCATCTGCCGCCGCGCTTTCCACGCTCTCCGCGCCGTTTCCTGTCGTTATACTCTCTTCAATACTGCTTTCCGTTCCTGCTGCCTTCGACGCTGCGGATGTACCGCATGCCGCAAGGCTGCATACCATTGCTGCCGCTGCCAGTGCTGTGAGCTTCCTGCACTTCATACTCTCTCCTCCTCTGTCCCGTCATCATCTGCACTTGCTTTTTCACGTTGAAGCGTTAATCTCTTGTGAATTTAAATCATTATAGTTTTTTGAATACAAAAAAGCAAGGAGTTTCAATAAGAATCCTCCCTGCCATAAACTTCGGTAATGGCTTCCATAGCGCTACCCGTCCGAAAAACATGCTTCTTCCTGCATTCCCGCGGCGGCACTCCCTCGGACAAAAGCATCCGAAGGCATCCCCCTCCGAACCGCTCTAAGCTCTTCGCCAGAGGGGGATTGCAGGGACAAGTCCTGCAATAAACCGCGTGGCGCCCCAGAGCAGAAGCTCGAGGGCAGTCAGAAGCTGACCGGTTCTGCGATCTCGCCGGTTCGCGCAATGCTCTTCAGATACAGCACCGGTCCCTCTCCATGATATTCCGGCCGCTCCTCCATGCCGATCGAAGCAGTCAGCTTCGCCCAGTCTCTCGTCTCGAACGCCTCGATCATTCTCGGCTCCGCCTTGCAGACGTAGCCGAGGAAGCTCATATCCTGTGCGCAGCAGGTCATCGCCATACGCCCCGGAATAAATTCGTCCTTCGGCATATTTTTCCGCTTCAGCACCATTGCCGAGAAGCTGACCTCCTTCCCGAGATAACGCTCCGGATTGTCCATCACATCGAGGAACCAGATTCCGTAATCCTCCGGTCTCAGCTCGATAGAGCAGGCATTCAGATCGTAGGGAAGATCCTCCGGCAACGCGTCCTGCGTGATCTCTCCCTCCTGATTCTCGAGAATCAGCATCGCGTTCTGTCCCATCGCGCGTATCTTGCGGCGGAAGTCCACGAGCTGCTCCTTGGACAGCCCGTCACAGCGGTTGACAATGCAGAGCTCCGCATTTCGAAGCATCTGCCCCAGAAACGCACGCATATTCCCGTTATTCAGATGCAGGGAAAGCGTAGAGCCGTCAGCTATGGTGATCGTCTGATAGAGCACCCAAGATGCAGGGAGAGAAATCTCGTATTCCGGCTCTCTCCCCTGCTGTGCGGCGAGGAGCTTCTCGCTCATAGGGCCGTCATAGAGATCGTCCTGGTTCCACATTCCGTTCCACTCGATCAGGATGCGCTCCGGCCGATGCTTCGCCTCCAACACCGAGAGGTACTCCCGGTTCAGCTCCCGGATGTCCCGGATCAGAACTGCGACGGTATGATACTTGTCCAGATATTCCTGCGGGTACTCGACCTCCCCCTCCTCACAGAGCAGGAGCAGCGTCGTTCCCTCAGAACGGAAATACTCCTGTGCCATCGTAAACTTGATGAACTCGGTCTTGCCAGCCTCCAGAAAGCCGTTGATCAGAAACACCGGAAGCCGCCCGTCCTCCAAGTCGAAATTATCGCTTGCTGCCATATTTTCCGTCCTTATCCCTTAAACAGTGCGTTCAGCGCATCCTCGCGAAGTGAAGCACCGATGACCACCAGCCTGCCGGTATAATCCGGGCTGCCCTCTCGGATCTCCGTCTGCTCCGGGACGAGATCGAAGTACATCCACGGACCCTCCTGCGTCTTGAGCATCCCCTTCGCACGGACTACTGTGCCGAACTCCTCCGTATTTGCCATCCGGTCGAGCACATCCGAGAGCCATGCCCTGTCATAGGGCCTCGCCGTCTCCACGCTCCAGCTCATGAAAATCTCATCCGCATCGTGGTGATGATGGTGTTCATGTCCGCCATGCTCTGCATGGTGATGATGCGCATGCTCTGCATCCTCATGATGATGCTTACCATGCTCCGTATCATGACAGCCGCAGCCGCAATGCTCACCATGCGCATGCTCCGCATCTCCATGATGTTCGTGTCCATCATGCTCCGCATCCTCATGATGATGATGCTCGTGTGCATGCACTCGCTCCATAACCTCACGGAGCATCTCCTCCTCCATCGTATCCGGCTTACTCAGGATCTCCAAAAGCTGGGCGCCGCCGAGCTCCTGTACCGGTGTCGTAATCACCGTAGCCTTGGGGTTTATCGCCCTCACGATCTCTGCCGCCTCGTCGATCTTCTCTCCATCCGCGATATCCGTTCTGGAGAGCACGACCGTACCGGCGTACTTGATCTGATTATTGAAGAACTCGCCGAAGTTGCGGGAATAGAGCTTCGCCTTCTTCGCGTCTACGACGGTAACCGCCGCATGCAGCTCCACATCCAGCTTCCCGGAAACGCTCTTCACCGCGCCGATGATATCGGACAGCTTGCCGACGCCGGACGGCTCAATGAGGATGCGCTCCGGCTGATAGCGCTCCACCACTTCCCGGAGAGAGCTCTCGAAGTCCCCGACCAGCGAGCAGCAGATGCAGCCCTGATTCATTTCCCGGATCTCAATGCCGGCATCCTTCAGGAAACCGCCGTCGATGCCGATCTCCCCGAACTCATTCTCTATCAGTACCACCTTCTCCGTCTTCAGTGCCTCCGCGAGCAGCTTCTGAATGAAGCTCGTCTTGCCTGCGCCGAGGAAGCCGGAAATAATATCTATCTTTGTCATATCTGCCTCCTGTATATATGGTATGCCGGTATTTCCGATGCCGCCGGAATGTATGCGCATATTGCTGTGATTGCTCTTCCGTTAGCAGTCCATAACCGACTCTGCTAATCATAGAGCGGTTTCCATGCTTTGTCAACTCACAATCCCCCTAAGCGCCGGGAGAATCTCGGCCGCGTTGTCCACGCAGACCGTCGCGCCGTACCTCTCAAGCTCTGCCCGTCCGCGGAAGCCGTAGACGCAGCCAATGGAGGCAATGCCGGCATTCCTCGCCGTTTCGATATCGGTTCCGGTATCGCCGACAAAGACACAGTCAGACGGCTCTACCTGCAATTTCACACAGGCATCCCGCACTACACCCGCATCCGGCTTCAGCGGATGCGTCCCGTCGTCTGCCGACAAATAGTCAAAAAAGGACTCGCCGAAGGCGCTGTCCAGTACGAGCCGTGCCGCGTCCAGCGGCTTGTTCGTAATGCAGGCGATCCGGATGCCCTGTGTCCGCAGTGCCCTGAGGCAGTCCGGCATTCCCGGATACGCCTCGGCACGGTAGGTGCAGTTCTCCGGAAAAATCGAAGCATAATATGCATATGCCGCGTCCAGCTCCGCCATTACCTCATCCGCCTGCTGATCCAGCTCGAAGGCACGATCCTCATCCTTCTTCTCCCAGCTCTCCGCCTCCCGGTAAAGGCGGTCTGCGGTCGCCTGCAGGGATTTCTCCACGAAAACCCGGGAACCGCAGCCCACATAGCGCCGTGTCTGCTCCTCTGTGATCGGGTCGAAACCGAAATGCGCCATCGTTTTATTCATAGCCGTCCGGAGACTGCACAGCGTATTCACCAGCGTGCCGTCCAGATCAAAAAAAACTGCCTTCACTGCCTTTGACATCAGTCAGATCCTTTCTTATACTATATTAGCTATACTGTACTGTATTAGCCATTGACCATACTGCCTGCATAGCAGGGGATTTATACAGTGCCTCTATGCCGCGTTTTGCTACACCATACGTGTATAAGTCCCTCGCGCCGCTCCGCTGCCAGTGGCAGCTCCCACGTCGCTGACAGTGGACTTATACAGTATATTGGGAAAGGGGTATCATGTCAAAGTTTTATTATGCTGTACGAAGGGGGAGAACCCCCGGAATATATGAGAGCTGGGAAGAATGCTGTCAGGAAACCGGCGGCTTCCCCGCCGCGGTCTATAAGAAGTTTCCATCCCGAGAGGAGGCGGAGCGCTTTCTCTCCGAGGAAAGCAGCGGTGCGTCCGCTGCGCCGCTCTCTCCGGAATCGGAATATACGGCGATCGCCTATGTCGACGGAAGCTATCACGCTGCTAAGGGGATCTACGGCTACGGTGTGGTTTTGCTCTTCCAAAGCGGCTCCATGCTCCGCTTTCAGGGCTCCGGCAGCGATCCGGAGCTCGCTTCCATGCGGAATGTCGCCGGAGAAATTCACGGCGCCATGCGCGCTGTCACAGAGGCGGAGCGGCTCGGGCTGCACTCCCTCACGATCTGCTACGACTATATGGGGATCGAATGCTGGGCGGAGGGAAGCTGGAAGCGGAACAAGGCGGGAACAAAGGCATATTACGAATTCATGCAGGAAAGGAAACAGCGCCTTGCCCTCCATTTTCAGAAGGTCAAGGCGCATTCCGGCGTAGAATATAATGAGCTGGCTGACCGTCTCGCGAAGGAAGCCGCCGGTATCCTGTAGCATTTCAGGCAGGCGCTTCGTTCAACGCTTCTCCGGAGCCCCGAAGCGGCTCCGCACCGCCGCAGACAAAATCTCGACACAGCCCTCGACGCCGAAGCTCTCGGAGTCCAGCATGAGATCTTTTCCCTTCTGCTGCGTCCAGTGATTCATGGAATAGAAGCGGTAATAGCTCTCACGTGCCGCGTCCTTTTCTCGAATCAGCCGCCGTGCTTCCCGCCGTTCAATGCTGTTCTGCGTCATGATATTCTCGACGCGGTAATCCTCCGGTGCGTAGATGTAGACATTCAGCACATTATCTTCATTCCGGAGAATATAGTCCGAGAGACGGCCGATAATGACGCAGCGCTCCCTGCTGTGAAGATCCCGGATCAGCTGCATTTCCTGCCGGAAGAGCCTGTCCCCCATGCTGTCCGCGCTGCTCGTCAGGTCGAGGAGCGGTGCGAGGAAGCCGCGCTCCACCGTTTCATCGTGCCTGCTGATAAACTCCGTATCGATTCCGGTCTTCCGCGCGGCACGATCCAGCAGCTCCTTGTCGTAGAAACGGATTCCCAGACGCCGGGAAAGCTGCTTCCCGATCTCATGTCCCTTCGCGCCCGACTGCCGGGCGATACACACCGTAAAGGGTTTCTGTTCTGTCATAGCTTCCCCCTCAGAGCACACTGGAGAGGAAGCTCCTGAGCCGCTCCGACTTCGGATTCGTAAACAGCTCCTCCGGGGGAGCGTCCTCTACGATATAACCGTCCTCCATGAAAACCACCCGATCCGCCACCTCTCTGGCAAAGCCCATCTCATGCGTGACCACCAGCATGGTCATGCCCTGCCGCGCCAGCCGCTTCATGACGTCCAGCACCTCGCCGACCATCTCCGGATCCAGCGCCGAGGTAGGCTCATCGAAAAGCAGGATGCGCGGATTCATGCAGAGCGCCCGGGCAATCGCGACCCTCTGCTTCTGTCCGCCGGACAGTGTCACCGGATAGGCATCCCGCCGCTCATACAGCCCGACCGTACGGAGCAGTTCCCCCGCCTTCTCCTGCGCCGCGCCTTTGTCAAGCTTTTTCAGCAGCACCGGTGCCAGCGTCAGATTTTCCAGCACCGTATAATTCGGGAAAAGGTTGAAATGCTGGAATACCATTCCGATATTCTCACGATATTTATTGATGTCCTTAAGCGCCGAGAGCTCCTGCCCCAGCACCCGGATCTCTCCCCCCTGCGTCTCCTCCAGCCTGTTCAGGCAGCGGAGCAGGGTGGACTTCCCCGAGCCGGAGGGCCCGATGATGCAGACGACCTCACCCTCCTTTACGGTGAAGCTGATATCCCGAAGAACCTCCAGCTCTCCGAAGACCTTATGCAGACCCCTTACCGAAATGATCTCTTCCGCCGCCATCTCCTCACCTCCTGTCATAGCTTAGTCTCCGCTCCACATATTTGCTGAGCAGCGTCAGCAGCGTAATCAGGACAATGTAGAGGATCGCGGCATAGCTGTACAGCTCGAACGCCTTGTAATTTCTCGCAATGATGGTCTTGGCACTCATCGTCAGCTCATTCACCGAAATAGCCGAAAGGATCGCCGTGTCCTTCAGCGTCGTGATAAACTGATTCATCAGGGACGGAATCATGATTTTCACCGCCTGCGGCAGGATGATCTTCCGCATCGTCTGCGCATAGCTGAGCCCCAGCGAACGCGCCGCCTCCATCTGTCCGTAATCGATCGCCTGTATCCCGGCGCGGAAAATCTCCGCCATATACGCGCTGGCGTTAAGCCCGAGAATCAGCGATGCCGAAACCAGCAGCGGGAGTGCGTTCTTGATGACGCCGAAGTAGAGAAAAAGCGCCAGAATCATCAGCGGTATCCCGCGAATAATCGTAATGTATAGATTCGCGATGCGGTTCAGCAGCGGCTGCTTCGAAATGGAGAAAATACAGACCAGCACCCCCAGCACGATGGCGATCAGAATGCCGAATACCGCAATCAGCAGCGTCAGCCTAAGACCCTCTAAAAGCCTCGGAAGGTACCGGACGAACATACTGAAATAATCAAACATAAAGCTTCCTCTGATCAGCCCTCATAATTTGCGAGAATCTTATCATAGCTTCCATCCGCCTTCAGCTTCGAAAGTCCGTCGTTGAATGCGGAAAGCAGATCCTGATTCATCCCCTTATTAACCGAGAAGCCGACACCGCCCGGCGTATTGACCGCCTCCACCGCGACCCGAAGTCCCTCCTGTTCCCCGATCTTGATCTGATAGGAGATCACCGGGAAATCCTCAAGCAGCCCGTCCGCCTGCCCGTTCCGAACCGCCATCGCGGTAGAAGCGGAGTCCTGCAGCGTCGAGATCGTGAAGCCGTACTTGTCCTTGTTGTCCTCCGCCCAGAGCGCGCCCTGCGTGCCCTCCTTGACAGCAAGCAGCTTCCCCTCGAGATCCTCCAGCTTTGTGATCCCCGAATCCGCCTTCGTCACCAGCGCGAGCCCCGAATCATAGTAGGAATCCGAGAAGTCCACCGTCTGCTTCCTCTCGTCCGTGATGCTCATGGAGCCGAGTCCGCCGTCAATCGTTCCGGAGACCAGAGCCGGAATGATCGCGGAGAAGTCCATCGGCTGCAGCTCAACGGTAAAGCCCTCCTGCTCTGCGATCGCATGAATCAGATCCACATCGATTCCTGTATAGCTCCCGTCGTCCTGCTGAATCGAAAACGGAGCGAACGCCTGATCGATCGCAATCTTGAAGGTCTTGCCGCGTACCGCGGAGCCGCTGTCCGCTCCGCTCTCCTCTGCTTTCGCGTTATCCGCCGTGCTCTCCGCCTTCGTCTCCGGCGCAGGATTTGCGCCGCAGCCTGCCAATGCGGAAACTGCGCATGCTGCCGAAAGTACCATTGCCAGAAGCTTCTTCATAATGATTCCTCCCTCAACGAAAATGACGAAATCGTCTCCTCAATGTTGCCGCTTATTTTAGTCTTATGTCCCGGATTTGTCAAGGATTATTTATTTGAATATTTTCCTTGTTAATTTTATATTTATACATATATTTAGGGATTCATTTCAAATAAAACTGATATTTATTCTTTTACAGGCTTTTCAAAGTGAATTTTATTAA encodes:
- a CDS encoding TIGR03943 family putative permease subunit, which encodes MAASDNFDLEDGRLPVFLINGFLEAGKTEFIKFTMAQEYFRSEGTTLLLLCEEGEVEYPQEYLDKYHTVAVLIRDIRELNREYLSVLEAKHRPERILIEWNGMWNQDDLYDGPMSEKLLAAQQGREPEYEISLPASWVLYQTITIADGSTLSLHLNNGNMRAFLGQMLRNAELCIVNRCDGLSKEQLVDFRRKIRAMGQNAMLILENQEGEITQDALPEDLPYDLNACSIELRPEDYGIWFLDVMDNPERYLGKEVSFSAMVLKRKNMPKDEFIPGRMAMTCCAQDMSFLGYVCKAEPRMIEAFETRDWAKLTASIGMEERPEYHGEGPVLYLKSIARTGEIAEPVSF
- a CDS encoding ABC transporter permease; this encodes MNGLLASLLGAASQGLIWALMVLGVYISFKILDIPDMTTDGSFALGGCVCAMLLLAGTDPILAALAGAAAGGIAGAVTGILHTFFGIPAILAGILTQISLWSINLRIMEDKSNQSVNKIASIITFWADRFALTQSQASLIVGVIMVILIVGLMYWFFGTELGSALRATGNNEAMIRALGVNTNASKLLGLILANVLVGLSGALICQSTKYADVGMGTGAIVIGLAAIVIGEVLFGRVRNFGLKLLASAAGCVIYFAIRAIVLRLGMKPNDMKLLSALIVAAALCIPVAAEKWKAKRAYRESVSDRAEAEKKEDEPHA
- a CDS encoding ABC transporter ATP-binding protein, which codes for MLKIKNVRKTFNIGTVNEKRALQGIDLTLQDGDFVTIIGGNGAGKSTLLNMIAGAYPVDSGIIEINEKNITKMPEHLRAKYIGRVFQDPMKGTAADMQIEENMALAFRRGERRRLRWAVTRREREFYKDALERLGLGLQARMSSKVGLLSGGQRQALTLLMATLRRPQLLLLDEHTAALDPKTASKVLSLTREIVEEEQLTAMMVTHNMHDAITIGNRLIMMDNGRIIYDVAGEEKKRLRVEDLLRKFEEASGGAFSNDRMMLAK
- a CDS encoding C40 family peptidase, which gives rise to MRIYRRYLLCLMAAALSLASAAAGYAGQWQQGKGRDSKKWWYNNLDGSYPKREWVWIDGDSDGIAECYYFDADGWLVTSSSVSGSRVDGSGAWVDSSGAVQTRSVSEGNVQTNGVNENSTGVIDLGSDLELGTEWEAEDPETGFSKGDAGKEAVEISVDLSSLRSFRSAAEKADGISEAESYGGPGSGGTAVISITTAPGVTLGTAPGAGSSVRRSAEAFGGVVGSSSDSMPRTAATELVNYARSFIGRLRYATAGESLETGADCSGFTQQVFRHFGISIPRDSRSQYAAAEKISVEDLRAGDLIFYGSSPSTIYHVGIYSGDGTLVHSTHSGDYVREHDAFYAKPYGYGRFAN
- a CDS encoding CobW family GTP-binding protein, with amino-acid sequence MTKIDIISGFLGAGKTSFIQKLLAEALKTEKVVLIENEFGEIGIDGGFLKDAGIEIREMNQGCICCSLVGDFESSLREVVERYQPERILIEPSGVGKLSDIIGAVKSVSGKLDVELHAAVTVVDAKKAKLYSRNFGEFFNNQIKYAGTVVLSRTDIADGEKIDEAAEIVRAINPKATVITTPVQELGGAQLLEILSKPDTMEEEMLREVMERVHAHEHHHHEDAEHDGHEHHGDAEHAHGEHCGCGCHDTEHGKHHHEDAEHAHHHHAEHGGHEHHHHHDADEIFMSWSVETARPYDRAWLSDVLDRMANTEEFGTVVRAKGMLKTQEGPWMYFDLVPEQTEIREGSPDYTGRLVVIGASLREDALNALFKG
- a CDS encoding ribonuclease H1 domain-containing protein; this translates as MSKFYYAVRRGRTPGIYESWEECCQETGGFPAAVYKKFPSREEAERFLSEESSGASAAPLSPESEYTAIAYVDGSYHAAKGIYGYGVVLLFQSGSMLRFQGSGSDPELASMRNVAGEIHGAMRAVTEAERLGLHSLTICYDYMGIECWAEGSWKRNKAGTKAYYEFMQERKQRLALHFQKVKAHSGVEYNELADRLAKEAAGIL
- a CDS encoding ABC transporter substrate-binding protein; this translates as MKCRKLTALAAAAMVCSLAACGTSAASKAAGTESSIEESITTGNGAESVESAAADERVYRIGVLQFVQHAALDRANEGFAAALDEAGILYELDQQNASGEQSTCQTIAEKFVNDRVDLIYAIATPAAQAAAAATEDIPIVLSAVTDPEGSGLVESNAAPGGNVTGASDLTPVKEQIDLLRRILPDAKNVGILFCTAEANSEIQAEMARKALDDAGISHADYTVSGSNEIQTVVESMIGKVDAIYIPTDNTIAAGMATVAQVANDNSIPTICGEENMVSEGGLATYGIDYFRHGMLAGKQAAEILKNGKKPASLPIAYGEASDMKLTVNEETAKLLGIDVSGLK
- a CDS encoding HAD family hydrolase, with protein sequence MSKAVKAVFFDLDGTLVNTLCSLRTAMNKTMAHFGFDPITEEQTRRYVGCGSRVFVEKSLQATADRLYREAESWEKKDEDRAFELDQQADEVMAELDAAYAYYASIFPENCTYRAEAYPGMPDCLRALRTQGIRIACITNKPLDAARLVLDSAFGESFFDYLSADDGTHPLKPDAGVVRDACVKLQVEPSDCVFVGDTGTDIETARNAGIASIGCVYGFRGRAELERYGATVCVDNAAEILPALRGIVS